In Phaseolus vulgaris cultivar G19833 chromosome 7, P. vulgaris v2.0, whole genome shotgun sequence, the genomic stretch aacaatgaatttattcATAATTACAGTCTAGAACGTGAATGAGGTGTAGCAGTTCATAGGGCGCCTCACCGCCCTCTCCAAATTTGTCCCTCGATTGGCCGAGCGAACACAGCCGATGGTACAACTACTTCGTAAGGCAGCCAAATTCAGTTGGAACGAAAAATGTGAAGAAATATTCTAGCAGCGGAAGGAATTCATGTCCTCACCGGAAGTTATGCAAAAACTGAGACCCGGTCAACTGATTGTGGTGTACCTATCGGTCTCTGAAGAAGCAGTCAATTCAACATTGGTCTAAGAAATGGAGAAGGAGGAACATCTAGTGTACTTCGTCAGTCGGACGCTCCATGCAACCGAAACGAGGTACCAGATGATTGAAAAGGTGACACTCACCTTAGTTCTAACGACCAGGAGGATGCCTCCGTACTTCTAGAACCACACCATAACGGTAAGAACCAACTACCAGATTTTTAAGATTTTATCTAAGACCGATCTTGCAGGACGTATGATAGGTTGGTCAGTGAAGCTCTTGGAGTTCGACATCCGCTATGAGTCGAGGGGTGCGATCAAATCCCAATGCTTGGCTGATTTCTCCACCGAGCTCACTCCCTAACAAGACCTCTCGGCTAGATGGACGATATACATGGATGACTCCTCCAACAAGGTTGCATATGGAGCAGGGGTTTTCCTTGAAGGACTGGGCGACCTTCTTTTGGAACAAGCTCTCCAATTTGGGTTCAAGGTCACGAAAAATCAAGTTGAATACGAGGCTATTCTAGTCGGGTTGAACCTCACATACGACATGGGAGCTCGCGAGGTGACTTGTAAAGGCGACTCCCAACTGGTGGTCAGTCAGATCAAGGAAGAGTTTGATGTCAAGGAACCCTTGTTGCAGAAGTATTACCATACAATCTCCAACCTCATCGCCCGGTTCAAGAAAGTAACGATGGAACATATCCGTTGGGAGGATAACACAAGAGCTGACACACTGTCTCGGTTCGCCACAACAAAGAAAAAGAGTCACCACAGGTCCGTGGTACAAATCTGTTTAAAACAACCAAGTCTGAGAGAAGCCGAGTGCCTCGTCGTGACCGAGGTCGAGAACTGGATGACTCCAATCATTCAATACCTCAAGCACAATGACTACAAATCAGAAGACGATGAAACAACAATGTTAGAGATACACCGTGATCGGTCAGGACCTCTACCGAAGAGGATACTTCAGGCTGCTGTTAAAATGCATCACCAAGGAGCAGACAGAGTATGTCATCCGGGAGATCCACGAGGGAGTATGCAGAAGCCACTCGGGCGGAAGAATGATGAATGCCAAAGCGCTTAGGGTCGGATACCACTGGCTGACTGTTCAAAGCGGCTACGCAGAATACGTGAAGAAATGCGCCAAGTGTGAGGAATTTGGTCCCTTATCTCATCTCAAGCCTAAAGCACTACACAAATGGTATCACCATGGCCGTTCACCATCTGGGGAATGGACATCCTCAGCCCCTTTAGCCCGGGCAAAGAACAAGCTAAGTTTCTCTTGGTTGGGGTCGACTACTTCATCAAGTGGATCGAGGTCGAGCCCCTCGCCTCCATCTCGACAAAGAATGTTGAAAACTTTGTGTGGAGAAGCATTGTGTGTCGGTTCGGAGTCCCTCACACCATCATCACCGACAATGGTCGACAGTTTATTGATCGAGGGCTCTAGTCTTTTTACGAGGGCCTCAATATAAAATCAACAACAAGCTCAGTTGAGCATCCCCAAACCAATGGTAGGCCGACACCACAAATAAAGTCATTTTAAACGAGTTGAAGAAGCGACTCGGTACGGCAAAAGGGCGGTGGACCGAGGAGCTACTTGAAGTCCTTTGGGCATACCGATGCACACCCCAGACATCGACACAAGAGATGTCCTACAACCTAACCTACGACACTAAGGCCATGATACCAGTCGAGGTGGGCGAGCCTTTCCTTAGGAGGCAACTTTTTGATTTATCTTTAAATCAAGAAAGTTTGTCGATTGGACTCAACCTGCTAAACGAGCTTCGAGACGAGAGCAAGATCCGCGAAACATCATAAAAACTCTGAGCAGCCAGGGGGTACCACATGAAGATTCGATCGAGAAGCTTCTAGAAAAGAGATCTCGTTTGGAGAATGAAAAGCGAAGCTAGAAAGGCCCCTTATGGATCCGAGAAGTAGCAGCTGGGGGGCATACCACCTAGAGTGGCTATCAAGAAAAGTTGTACCGAGGACATGAAATGTCATGcacctcaaattttattatagttaaaCATCAAATAAAATTTACGCATTTCTCAACGTTCGGATCGGTCAAGGACGTAGCCCTAACAGGCATGTCCTGCCGACACCTAGAAGACATGATTCAGTCAAGGATGTAGTATCAATCGACATACCCTATCGACACCTAGAAGACATGAGTCGGTTAAGGATGTAGTCTTAACTGGCATACCCTACTAACACCTGAAAGACATGGTTCAGTCAaggatgtagccttaaccgACATACCCTACCGACACCTAGAAGACATGAGTCGGTCAAGGACGTTGCCCTAATAGGCATACCCTGTCGACACCTAGAAGACATGGCTTGGTCAAGGACGTAGCCTTAATCGGCATAACCTTAAAAACTTGGTTCGGTCAAGGATGTAGCCTTAATCGGTGTACCCTACCGACAATTAAAAAAGGATTTGGTCAAGGATGCAACCTTAATCGACATACCCTACCAACACATAAAAACTTAGTTCAATCACAAAAGCAGCCATAATCGATATATCCTACCGACACCTAATCAGTTTAAATAAACATAATCATCGGTCATACCAGTCGACATCAACCACTTAGCAAGATTGTTATTATTTGAAGTTGTATCGACCGATTAACCTTTAATGTTTCATTTAACTTGTGCATTATAAAGAAAAAGCATGAAAAGAAGGACAACCAATTCATTGATAGGGAAAGGAAAAGGTGGAGGCCACACCTCAGTCTCGGAGGATAGACAGAAAAGGCCACACCCCAGCCGAGGAAAACAAAAAGCTAAAGCTTAAGAGCCTAATGGTCTTCGTCTTCAGCGTCCTTGGTAGGGGCTTGTCGGGCGGAGGCGCTCTTCAAGGCTTGCATCTCACTACAAGGCACCATTCGACCTTCAAAGATGTCCATATCGGCGTCGAAGTCACCGGACGGTTGTGGCTCGTTGTAGAGTATATGAGTCTGGCGGACGACCTGATCGAAACTCTGGCCTAACATCATCAATGTGTCGTCGATGGTCTTGTCCAGATCGGCCTTAACCGCAACCTTCTCGTTCCGCAACTCCGAGCTCTCGGCCTCAAGCACCGAGATCCTATTCTCAGCCTCCTCCAAGGTCTTCCTTAGCTTGGCGACCTCGGCCACCCTTTCCCGCTCCCTCCACTCGGTCTTAGCTTCCTGAGTCTCAACGATCTCCAGGTCGATTGCCACTCGGGTCATCTTCCCCTTTTAGGGCGAGTTTGCCTCTAGGGATTGCTTCAAAGAACTTGAAGCCTCGACCAGCTCATGCTTGAGGAGGGATTTCCTCGACCTTTCGACCCCGAGTGTCAACACCCAGTCGGGTCATAATGAGACACCGACAAAGAAATTCAATGTTGCTTGAAAACAGGTCCTCCTCAGGAACAACACAAAGTAACTCTTGTGCGATGGGGGTTAGGCCGACCTTGACTCCCTTAAAAAGTTGCAAGTCACCCCCTAGAAGAGATAGGGGTGACTTCGAAACCTCGGGTGCATGCATGACGGCGAACAGACGGTCAAAATCATCAGTTGGCGAGGGAGAATCAAGGTTAATTAGAGGAGGATGAGGAGGAGGAGTCGACATGATGCTCGGAGAACATGTGGTGGCAGCTATGTtgcccccccccccctccctcGCCCTCTTCTTGCCTTTGCTAGAAGGATTCGAAGGACCGACACCGAGGACGGAGAGGTTGCCGACAGCAATGACCTCAATACTGCCTCTACCTCGGCCCCTTACAAGAGCCTTGGCACGGAAGGCATTAACTGGGTCGTCTGCCTTAGTGACTTCGTTATGCATGGTTTCTGCATCAAGAAAAAGAACATTAGTTAAAGATTAAATAACCGATCAAGATGAAGGACAACGCAAACATACCTTGGAAGGTCGTCCAACAGTGAGACGACTTGTACACGGTTAACAACTTTCGTGTAGGGAGCCTTCTTCAgagcttattaaaaaaaagagtaaatatCTCGCTCCTCGGCACTCGGGGCCGGATGGGTCCACTCTTTAAACTTTACAGGATTCATAGTCCAAAACAAGGGAAACCTGGACCAATCGACTTCGTCAAAAAAGTACTTCGTGCTCGCGGGTTGAATAAGAAACTTGAAAAATTTACCTTTGAAGTTCTTATAAGAGGTGGTGAAAGCGTTAAAAAGCATGTTACCCAACCAACTGATTAGCGAATGCCAGATAACTGGTTCAGCTGGGTGGGAGGTATAATAGCTGAGAAAGGAGTGAGAGACAAACGGTAGACATCACATATCAGACGAAAGGTCTGAAGAGACGCTCACGTATTCGGGTGGAGTTGGGAAGGAGCCATATTGAGCACCTGAAAAACGCCCATCGTGAAATCATCAAACGGAAGAGAAACATGTAAAtcagaaaacaaacaaaagtaCTAAAAGAAAAAGGGACCATTGAAAGGAGACCGAGGTGGAGGTGAATTAGGTCACCTTAGGATCCACCAATCAAGCCCCAGGAGGGGGGATGACTGCTCAGGGGAGCTCGATCGGTTGGTAGCACCTTTCGGGTCGTCCCTCCTGACTACATTCTCCACTAGGGGCAATACCTGGATTGCCCCGACCGACAAGGGCTCGGTCGTGGAGGAGCCAGGAGacaaagacaaagaagaagaagaaggagaagaagaagatgagggAGAGGTAGggaagacatgactaaccttttGGGTCGTATAGTAAGCAACATGCCAGAACGAGTGAAGGTTTGAATATCTGAGTAAGAAAGAGCAGTGTCTCGACACTGTAGGGGACCACTATTTATTGCCCTTGGGAGGCTCGGAAGACGAAGCATCATTTTcatctcaaccgttagatcttCATCGATCCAACAATCCTCGTGAAATGGCGCCCAAAAACCCCCCTTATTAATGCACATCACATCACGCATTCAGGCGCCACCCAATGTCATGTCAGACCTTGGGAAGCCCAATCGTCACATTGGTCTCGGGTAGAAACTCTTCGGATTAACCATCCTCGAGCCTGAGGGCAAATGTACTAGTAGAGTCCGCACGATGGAGACCATGTCTCGGACCTGGTCATTACATCGACCGACACCACAAATCCAATTATGCTTAAGCAAAGTTAGTGAGGctaatcaacaataaaaaaactagGTAATACACTTCTAAACATGACCCAAGCTCTCTAGTTTGACCCAATAAGAAAGATCtaccaaaataatataaatagtacaaATTCGAAGAACCAAGTACGTCATTACGCACTACTCAGAATACCGAGTGTCAAATACTAAATCTGACTTAAGCGTCAGAGTGTCTTCTGTAGATACCATCCGAGTCAGGACTACGTGAAGGCCGAGGAGTGGAGCGAGTATAGGGGAGGAAGGAGCTTGCTTAGAGAGAGACGTAAGTGCAAACCGATCGACCAAGAAAgcagaaaaacaatttcaatcgTTCTTTAGACCCTAACCCGTTCGAGAACAATTAAATTATGAGAATATTGAAAGatagtagtaataataattttgatatattgttaataaacaaagttaattatttttataattacatataattatattaaaaaagtttTATATTAAGAACTCgataaaatagtttttgttttgtattttcatGTACCCTATTATTTTATTGAGTGTCAAAAGGACACTTACCTTACCTCTGTGACAAAAAAAAGTCATAGACCCTTAGCATTGGGAGTTGACGTTGCCCAAGCCAACACAAGAAGGAGCTGTGGTCAATTCAACTGAACCATACCAAACCCAACCCACACCACACCAACCTTTCTTGTCTTTTGACATTTCTTCCATTTCCCTATAAATGCAACTCACTCCCTCCTCTATTCCCATTTCATCCATTACATCATTTTCCCTCTTCTCATTCATTTCATTTCCTCTTTTCTCCTTCATCTCTAACCATGTCTCAGGTACATCTACACCTTCTCTATCttaattttatctttctcttctcttttccCTCAATTTTGCTTCTGCAATTACCCCTTTTCTGGTTCGTGTTCTCGTTCTTTGACCTAGACTTTTAGCTGGGACTTTTTCAGATATCTGGAATTATTGTTTTGTGCATGCATTTAATGTTCATCGGCCATCGGTTTCCTCTGTCAACTATGGCAGAATTTTGACATTCATCTCTATATCTGTCTTTGAACTCTATGTTCCTGATATATTCTTTATCAATTAAGGGACATCTTTGCATCCTATTGTCGGGAACAGTTCAATTGAAATATTATCTGTTATTGTTGCCCAAACTTCAAATCTAATACTATATGATTGGCCCCTTTCTTATTTGCTCGGAAATTTTGGATTTTTGcgtgtttttcttgttttctgtAAACTGTTTTATCATAGTTTGTGTGAGATTTTACTAGGTATAAAGGATCTTCTCAATCGTTTTAAAGTCTTTGTCCGATGCAATCATGGTCAAACTTTTTCGTTCTATTTTTCTGTTAAAGCTTGTAGACGTAGCATTCAATTTGTATTTTCAGGCTTTAAACCTGAATAAACGTGATTTACGTTGCTACGTTCACCTTTATCAGCAAAGATGAAACGGATGTGTTTGTTGTATTAGTGGACATGTTACCAGTAAATTTGCTATTTCTGTATCTGTTTTCCTTTTCTGCTCTCGTCCTTCATGCTCCCACTCccgtttttctttttaatttggtTATAGTCTTTCTTAAATTCaaagtataaatatatttcttCCATGTTGGGGTTTAAGAATTAAGATGGTTATTTGTTCTTTTCTCTCCCCCTTTATTCTGAACTTTTGCATTATGACTGCAGACCGTTGTCCTCAAAGTTGAAATGTCATGCGAAGGATGTGTTGGTGCAGTGAAGAGAGTTCTTGGAAAATTGGATGGTAATCAAATACGTTGGATTGAAAATGCATTTATATTTTGCATAGCAGCATATTAATTAACTGTTTGTGCAAACTTTCTCTAATATACTGAATATCGACATGAAAACGTTTATGACCACTTTGATTTGTAGTTCTATGccttttttcattttctgtCAATTATGTTGTCAGAGCATGACATGAAAGTATCGTATCAATAATATCTTAAGCTCTAGGATTAGTTTTCCTCTTAACTCACATCCTTATATCATCGTGGATTGTGACTATTATAAACAAGGTTAGTGGTCAAAGTTACACGATCATATCAAATACAAAAAACATATCAATGCATTATGATAAATCTTGTTGATATCAATTCATCTTTGTATTATCCTTTATATCTCTTCCTCCCTCTAAACTAAAAAATTTCAACAGTTTTGCATCTGTCTGCTTTTTCTTTATTCTGGAGCACTTTCTTCCTGAACTCAATTTCCTTGCCTATCCTGTGTTATGTATTCTACGATGTATTCCCTTAAATGACTTGAGTAGTATGATTTTTCTAGGTCAGGGATAAGGTTATAAGGTTAAATAGCTCAAATTTATTGTTGATACTCTTCTCTATTAATTTTCTCTTTCCTGTTGGACTGTGATTGTTTGATCATGTGGATTTCATGTTTGTGATTAATTCTTGGAAATCATCAATAGTGGATTTCAATTTTCATCAATAGCCTTGCTTAGGtttttaattctatttctaGAATGTAACACAGAATTTGATGTTGTTTACATATAGAAACATTGGCAGCCTTGTTTAGGCGATATCTTATCATAATTCATTCTATTTTTTATCCTGAAAATACAGCTTTAATATTTTAGCCCTATTTTATGTGCTTCATATGTACTTGTTTTGGGTATTATGATTTAGCTTTGCTGATCTTTGAATAGATTTTCTTGAAATTCCGTTCGTGGTGATATGTGCTATTTCTCATCTTTATGCCAAGTGGCAACTTATCTAATAATCTTTCCTTCatttttgaaaaaatgtttGAATATGACACCAAGCAAATAAAgccttttgaatttttaaataaacagCTTCTCTAGCATAATAAAAGACGGATCCAAACATATCCTAAGATAGAAAGGTCTTAAAATCACTGTTAACTTTTATCCAAACAGATCCTATATAATGCTAGTTTCAAAGCCAGTATGTTTCTATGATTTCACATGGAACAAGAATATGGTGTAAACAGGCGAACACGGATTCATATTATGGATTAAAGTCATTATAATGACAGCATACCAACCAGAGTTCCTCATCCAATGCTGTAGAATAATAAGTGGAGATCTTATTTGCAGGTGTGGAATCATATGACATTGATTTGAAGGAAAAGAAGGTGGTAGTGAAGGGAAATGTCCAGCCAGACACAGTTCTGCAGACCGTTTCCAAAACCGGGAAGAAGACAACCTTCTGGGAAGGTGAAGCAGCAGCATCTGCAACTAGCACAGTAACTGCTGCCTAAAACATTTGACTCTATACTGTGCGGGCGAAATAGCTGTGTGAATCAAATACTATTTGGTGGACTAGAAATAATGATGGAACTTGTCATCTATGTATTTCATTGTGTCACAACAAAGACTGCTGTATATTACTGTTTTTCTCATCTGTGATACTGTATTAATGTGGTTTTAACTTCCTTTGTATTTGTTCCCACTCATTTTCTTCCTTCTGTCAATCAATTCAAACCGCAAATATTTCCAAAGCCATCTTTTACAGTGAAACTATTTTTTCTCTCATTGATATTCTCCTTTAAAgcaattaaaaacatttttggGTCCATTCTTTTAACCAAGTTACATGTTAAACTAGCTCGCGAACAAAGTATGATTTATGGAGGATGTTCaagtaaaacaataaaaagaagaaacaaaaatgCTTGAAGAaaatatacttaattttttattaaactgatttatcaataaaattggaaaatacCAGAAAAAATGAATGTGCCTGTAGCTGAAGACCCACCAATAGTTTATGCATTCACGTCCAAGTATCTTTTTTTCCACTTTTTATTATTCCACTCTGCCTGCTTTAAATTGGGTTCTCAAACAACATTCAAGAATGTAACTATAACTTTCCTTAACAGACAAATAAGAAAGTGTAGCTTATCCTGTTATTTCTTTTAACGGACGAGAAGACGTTTCATAATAAACAGATATTTCTTGAAAAAACTCTAATGAAACTTCCATTATTAGactaaattatgtaaaaatttCAAGCATGTAATGGCTAATCAAATCTCAGAAAAGATAGTTATTGGGAAAATCTCTGTCGAAAGTTTATTTTAGCAATAATCATTATCTTTCTAAAGAAAATTCTTCTAGCTTTCAAAAAATTTCTTCTGAGAAACTTATGA encodes the following:
- the LOC137827924 gene encoding copper transport protein ATX1; amino-acid sequence: MSQTVVLKVEMSCEGCVGAVKRVLGKLDGVESYDIDLKEKKVVVKGNVQPDTVLQTVSKTGKKTTFWEGEAAASATSTVTAA